AAGCGGCTGCGGGCGCCACCGGGTGCGCGGCGCCGGTGGTTCCTCCGCTCCGCCGTGGACGGCCCGATCTCCCAGCAGCTCACCGCCAGGGCGGACGCCTCCGTGCAGAAATTGGTCCAGTCCACTTGCCCGCGCCGGCCCTCCGGTGTGCGACTGCACATGCCGACCGGTCGGTGCCCGGCGGCGCGGCCGGTGCCACCGCCTCCCACCCCCGCCGCTCGCGCTATCCGGCCAACTTCGCGTAGTGAGTCGGAATCACGCGTACCGGTCGGGCAGCGGGACATGATGGCCCTGGTGTTCACCTGGTGAACACCAGTCGCATGAATAACTCCAGTTACGCGTTTGCCATATGGGCATAACGGTCGTCAACCGCACAGAGAGGAAGGTGTCATGAAGCAGCAGAAGAAGGCCTACGTGAAGCCGTCGCTGTTCAAGCAGGGCGACTTCTCGAAGAAGACCGCCGGTTACTTCTACGGCTCGTACAAGGAGTACTGGGTCCGGCGCATCATCTGAACCGCCGACCGGTTCCCTCTGCACGGTGTGAGAACTTCCGAAAGGTGAAGATGCCCGGCCTGCTGCGTGACTACTTCGTCGTCCTGCCGGACAGCGTGGCGGGCCACGCGGTGGCCGGGCAGCTTCCCGCACCGGACGCGACCGGGGCGGCCCGAGGGATGGACGGCGACGTCCTGACCGTCGCCCACCCCTCGGGCCGCCCCTGGGTCGTCGCCCGCCCCCTGGCCCGCAAGGTCAGCCACCTCCGCCGGGGCGACGACGCCCTCGTGCTTATCGGCCCGGACCGCGTCCCCGAGGCCGTGCTCGCCGGCCTCCTGGAGGGCGCCCGCGACCGGACCGGCCTGGAGCGCCGACTCGCCCGGCTCCCCGGCCTGCACCATGTGGTCGCCCGGCTCTCCGACGAGACCTGGATCCGCGGTACGGCCTCCGGGCTGCGCCGGATCTACCACGCCCGGCACGCCGAGGCCGGGACCCTCGCCTGCGACCGCCCGGCCGTCCTCGCCCGCCTGACCGGCGCGCCCCTGGACGACGGCGCACTCGCCCTCCGCCTGCTGGACTTCTTGCCGCACCCCCTGAGCCGGCGCGTGCTGTGGCGGGGTGTGCACGAGACCGGGGCCGGGTACGGACTGGCCCTGCCCGTCGCAGCACCGGGCACGGCAGCCGCCCCCGGCCCTCGCGAGTACCGCTGGTGGGAGCCCCCGCCGCCGGAACTCCCCCTGGCGGAAGGGGCCCGAGGGCTCGGGGACGCCGTCGCCGCCTCCGTACGGGCCCATGTCGGCGGCCTGGACCGGATCAGCTGCGAGCTCTCCGGCGGCCTGGACTCGACGACCCTCACCTTCGCCGCCCGCGCGACCGCCCCGGCGGAGCTGTCCCTCCTGACCGTGGCGGCCCGGGACCGCTACAGCGAGGACGAGACCTGGGCACGGAGGGCGGTGGAGGCGGCCGGAACGCGGGGCGTGGGGGACGGTGGACACCCGGGCCCAGCCACCCCCACCCTGGCCCACCACATCATCCCCGCCGACCAGGCCCCGTACTTCTACGCCGACCTGGCCGCCACCTCCGCCGAGCTCAACGACGAACCGCTCCCGGTGGCCCCCGGCCGGGCCCGCGCGCAACTGCTCCTCGGCCGCGCCCACGCCACCGGCTCCCGCTACCACCTCACCGGCTACGGCGGCGACGAACTCTTCCTCGGCCTGCCCCACGCCTACCAGGACCTCTTCCGCGGCAACCCCCTCACCGCCTGGAACCACCTCAGCGGCCTGCGCCACCAGCTCGGCTGGCCCCTCCTCCCCACCCTGAAGGCCCTGCTGAACCGCTCCACGTTCCCC
This DNA window, taken from Streptomyces griseus subsp. griseus, encodes the following:
- a CDS encoding keywimysin-related RiPP; translation: MKQQKKAYVKPSLFKQGDFSKKTAGYFYGSYKEYWVRRII
- a CDS encoding asparagine synthase-related protein, whose amino-acid sequence is MPGLLRDYFVVLPDSVAGHAVAGQLPAPDATGAARGMDGDVLTVAHPSGRPWVVARPLARKVSHLRRGDDALVLIGPDRVPEAVLAGLLEGARDRTGLERRLARLPGLHHVVARLSDETWIRGTASGLRRIYHARHAEAGTLACDRPAVLARLTGAPLDDGALALRLLDFLPHPLSRRVLWRGVHETGAGYGLALPVAAPGTAAAPGPREYRWWEPPPPELPLAEGARGLGDAVAASVRAHVGGLDRISCELSGGLDSTTLTFAARATAPAELSLLTVAARDRYSEDETWARRAVEAAGTRGVGDGGHPGPATPTLAHHIIPADQAPYFYADLAATSAELNDEPLPVAPGRARAQLLLGRAHATGSRYHLTGYGGDELFLGLPHAYQDLFRGNPLTAWNHLSGLRHQLGWPLLPTLKALLNRSTFPRWLAGAVTTGPQPVTRTPLLSWGVRQSLRPWFTDHANALITAEFRAAAEQAEPIDPWRGRHVDIDAVRMGARHFQAMEDIGMTIGLPVAAPFYDDRVLEATLAVRLEERISPWRYKPLLVEAMRGVVPDALLARTTKDHMSSDEHQGLREHAPELTDLWTGSRLAEHGLVDARHLLRLAAEPFSPVLVEHSISSTVAGETWLRTAENAWKTSELTPTTTTGEA